One segment of Lactobacillus sp. CBA3606 DNA contains the following:
- a CDS encoding putative holin-like toxin: MSVFQALSLMLLFGTFLIALLSYINKHYQ, translated from the coding sequence ATGAGCGTCTTCCAGGCACTCTCGTTGATGTTGCTGTTTGGCACGTTTTTAATCGCGCTACTCAGCTATATCAACAAGCACTACCAATAA
- a CDS encoding IS30-like element ISLsa1 family transposase, whose amino-acid sequence MGTSTLSRFQRGALAQLVNEGNKSYQVMADALGVAKATISYELDRVKPYDPELAQQDADRKRRNCGRRSMLTAALATLITNHLRLTWSPETIAAAYNLSTASIYNWLNRGWLPFKLTDLPNRNVRQHRVSENRGKFTSGTSIEQRPTTVNQRLAFGHWEVDTVLSSRSEPRSCLVTFVERKTRLLWAIKAPNRTAKALNTAFGKFMGAFGPQVKSITVDHGKEFANYQALEQDYQIKVYFCHPYSPWERGSNEYFNRRLRWFFPKKTNFSQVTTDEILAALELINQRPLKIHHQQTAIERFRACSD is encoded by the coding sequence TTGGGTACATCTACTTTATCACGTTTTCAACGTGGCGCACTAGCACAACTGGTCAATGAGGGAAATAAATCTTACCAAGTAATGGCTGACGCCTTAGGCGTCGCCAAAGCTACGATTAGCTATGAGTTGGACCGGGTTAAACCTTATGATCCAGAATTAGCTCAGCAAGATGCAGATCGCAAAAGGCGGAATTGCGGTCGTCGTTCGATGCTGACGGCAGCATTAGCGACTTTAATTACCAATCACTTACGATTAACCTGGTCACCAGAAACCATTGCGGCCGCTTATAACTTGAGCACTGCGTCAATTTATAATTGGCTTAATCGTGGCTGGCTCCCCTTCAAATTGACTGATCTACCCAATCGGAATGTCCGCCAGCACCGAGTGAGCGAAAATCGTGGGAAATTTACAAGTGGGACTTCCATCGAACAACGGCCAACAACTGTTAATCAACGGTTAGCTTTTGGTCATTGGGAAGTAGATACGGTGCTTTCTAGTCGAAGTGAGCCACGATCATGTCTGGTTACATTCGTAGAACGTAAGACCCGACTTCTATGGGCCATCAAAGCCCCTAATAGAACGGCTAAGGCTCTAAACACCGCCTTTGGCAAGTTTATGGGGGCCTTCGGTCCCCAAGTAAAATCCATTACTGTTGATCATGGTAAAGAGTTTGCCAATTATCAGGCCTTAGAACAGGATTATCAGATCAAAGTTTATTTTTGCCATCCATATTCACCATGGGAGCGAGGTTCCAATGAATATTTTAATAGACGGTTACGCTGGTTCTTCCCGAAAAAGACCAATTTTAGCCAAGTAACGACTGATGAGATCCTAGCAGCACTTGAACTAATTAATCAACGACCATTAAAAATACATCATCAACAGACTGCCATTGAAAGATTCCGGGCTTGTTCGGATTAA
- a CDS encoding recombinase family protein codes for MAKIGYARVSSKEQHLDRQLAALKDVDKLFTDKLSGANINRPELQKMLAYIREGDIVLVTELDRLGRNNQDLTQIMNTIQNKGATLDVLNLPSMTGIADPNLRQLMTNLIIELYKYQAESERKRIIERQQQGIALAKQQGKYHGRKPQYTQDDPRLQHAFKLYQAGMSDVDVARNTGIKRTTFIRYRKKFNVKVDCKL; via the coding sequence ATGGCTAAAATCGGTTATGCTCGCGTGAGTTCCAAGGAGCAACATTTAGATCGACAGTTAGCGGCTTTAAAAGACGTTGATAAATTATTTACGGATAAATTAAGTGGGGCTAACATTAATCGGCCAGAACTGCAAAAGATGCTGGCCTATATTCGTGAGGGTGATATTGTCCTGGTCACTGAATTAGATCGCTTAGGCAGAAACAACCAGGATTTAACCCAGATCATGAACACCATTCAAAATAAGGGAGCAACCCTAGATGTGTTGAATTTGCCGTCCATGACAGGGATTGCTGACCCAAATTTACGTCAACTGATGACCAACTTGATTATTGAACTTTATAAGTATCAGGCCGAAAGTGAACGTAAGCGAATCATTGAGCGCCAGCAGCAAGGGATTGCCTTAGCTAAGCAGCAGGGTAAATATCATGGGCGTAAACCCCAATACACCCAAGACGATCCCCGCTTGCAACATGCTTTTAAACTTTATCAGGCAGGCATGAGTGATGTCGATGTTGCCCGTAATACAGGAATTAAACGGACAACCTTTATAAGGTATCGAAAGAAATTTAATGTTAAGGTAGATTGTAAATTATGA
- a CDS encoding KUP/HAK/KT family potassium transporter, translating to MNKQLERVSFAGALVTLGIVYGDIGTSPLYVMNALIGDAGKMGNISPNYVIGSISLIFWTLMIITTLKYVVIAMQADNKREGGIFALYALVRKNSKWLIWPALIGGAAILADGTLTPAVTVTSAIEGLKKQHLGPVVFSNSQHNVLIITTVVLLVLFMIQHFGTGMIGKSFGPVMILWFGFLAVFGIVNLINYPMILKAISPYYAIRILFSPVNKVGIFILGSIFLATTGAEALYSDMGHVGKQNIYVTWPLVYSTLFLNYLGQGAWIIRHAGDTAYRNLSNLNPFYEMLPGTWRLVGILLATLAAIIASQALITGSYTLVDEAIGLKFLPRMVIRHPSNIKNQIYIATVNWILCIITISVVWFFGSSQKMEAAYGLAITITMLMTTVLLHEFLKKHLAKGTALIIALFFGFIELIFLISSLVKFIHGGYVTLTIMLGILYIMWLWYFGNKRREHYEKESEYVSLLDYRDQLSKLSADNTVPLFTTNLVYMTKIKGDYQIKRSTMYSILDRQPKRAKVYWFVTVNETNAPYESNYTVDLLETHNVVNVQLYLGFRKSQSVSVYLHQIVNHLVEQGILEPQIPTYSTERQRKVGDFKFVIIKEQPADLIVNDKLSSLDRRLIGGRIYLQKITASPISWYGLEFSNVIEESSPLFITQDQDQYLIQKKIYHRGRLSKTEK from the coding sequence ATGAATAAGCAACTAGAACGTGTTTCTTTTGCGGGGGCACTTGTTACTTTAGGAATTGTGTACGGTGATATTGGCACTTCACCATTGTATGTTATGAATGCATTGATTGGTGACGCCGGTAAAATGGGAAATATTTCTCCCAATTACGTGATTGGATCGATCTCGTTGATTTTTTGGACATTAATGATCATTACAACGTTGAAGTATGTTGTCATTGCAATGCAAGCCGATAATAAGCGTGAGGGCGGAATTTTTGCTTTATATGCATTGGTTCGAAAAAATTCAAAATGGTTAATTTGGCCAGCCTTGATTGGCGGGGCGGCCATTTTGGCCGATGGAACATTAACTCCTGCAGTAACTGTGACTTCAGCCATTGAGGGATTAAAAAAACAACACCTTGGCCCTGTGGTGTTTAGTAATTCTCAACATAACGTCTTGATTATCACAACAGTTGTTCTACTCGTATTATTTATGATTCAACATTTTGGAACAGGTATGATTGGGAAATCCTTTGGACCAGTGATGATTTTATGGTTTGGCTTTTTGGCTGTCTTTGGAATCGTTAATCTAATCAATTATCCAATGATATTGAAGGCTATTTCTCCTTATTATGCAATTAGGATACTATTCAGTCCAGTTAACAAAGTGGGAATCTTTATACTTGGAAGTATCTTTTTGGCAACCACAGGAGCAGAGGCTTTATATTCCGATATGGGTCACGTTGGCAAGCAGAATATTTATGTAACATGGCCACTAGTATATAGTACCCTATTTTTAAATTACTTAGGTCAAGGTGCTTGGATAATTAGACATGCAGGTGATACTGCTTACAGGAACTTATCGAACTTAAATCCTTTTTATGAAATGCTCCCCGGAACTTGGCGCCTAGTTGGCATTTTGCTAGCCACACTCGCTGCAATTATTGCCTCTCAAGCGTTGATTACGGGTTCTTACACTTTAGTCGATGAAGCAATTGGCTTAAAATTTTTACCTAGAATGGTTATTAGACATCCAAGTAATATAAAAAATCAAATTTATATTGCAACTGTTAACTGGATACTATGTATAATAACAATTAGTGTAGTCTGGTTCTTTGGTAGTTCACAAAAAATGGAGGCCGCGTATGGTTTAGCGATCACTATTACCATGCTTATGACTACTGTGCTTTTGCATGAATTCTTAAAGAAACACCTGGCTAAGGGAACAGCACTTATAATTGCCTTGTTTTTTGGTTTTATTGAGTTAATCTTTCTAATTTCAAGTTTGGTTAAGTTTATTCATGGCGGTTATGTTACGTTAACAATCATGTTGGGCATTCTTTATATTATGTGGCTTTGGTACTTTGGAAATAAACGAAGAGAACATTATGAGAAAGAAAGCGAGTATGTTTCACTTCTTGACTATCGTGATCAACTCTCTAAATTAAGCGCAGACAATACAGTACCTTTGTTCACGACTAACTTAGTGTATATGACTAAAATTAAGGGTGATTACCAAATTAAGCGTAGCACCATGTATTCTATTCTCGACAGACAACCTAAAAGAGCTAAAGTTTATTGGTTTGTTACAGTCAATGAAACCAATGCACCTTATGAAAGTAATTATACAGTTGATTTACTTGAGACGCATAATGTTGTTAACGTTCAACTTTACTTAGGGTTTAGGAAATCTCAATCCGTTAGTGTCTATTTACATCAAATTGTAAATCATCTAGTGGAACAAGGTATTTTAGAACCACAAATACCCACGTATTCAACAGAGCGACAACGGAAAGTCGGCGACTTTAAGTTTGTTATTATAAAGGAACAACCAGCAGATTTAATTGTCAATGATAAGTTAAGCTCGTTAGATAGAAGATTGATTGGCGGGCGCATCTATTTGCAGAAAATTACGGCCTCACCTATTTCATGGTATGGTTTGGAGTTTAGCAATGTCATAGAAGAAAGTTCTCCGTTATTTATTACTCAAGATCAGGATCAATACTTAATCCAAAAGAAAATTTATCATCGAGGCAGATTAAGTAAGACTGAAAAATGA